A genomic window from Salvelinus alpinus chromosome 10, SLU_Salpinus.1, whole genome shotgun sequence includes:
- the igfbp2a gene encoding insulin-like growth factor-binding protein 2-A, with product MTRSSMPRMISYSGCSLLLLSVAFVGASFAEMVFRCPSCTAERQAACPKLTETCAEIVREPGCGCCPVCARQEGELCGVYTPRCSSGLRCYPKPDSDLPLEQLVQGLGLCGHKVVTEPTGSQAHQEQLSGEEVDLLDTSLTEIPPLRKPTKDNPWLGPKENAMRQHRQEMKTKMKSNKPEDPKTPRGKQIQCQQELDQVLERISKMPFRDNRGPLEDLYALHIPNCDKRGQYNLKQCKMSLHGQRGECWCVNPHTGRPIPTAPTVRGDPNCSQYLRGPEMDTLASAQK from the exons ATGACAAGAAGTTCCATGCCGAGAATGATATCATATTCAGGCTGCAGCTTGCTGCTGCTGTCGGTGGCTTTCGTTGGCGCTTCTTTCGCGGAGATGGTCTTCCGTTGCCCGAGTTGCACCGCCGAACGTCAGGCTGCGTGCCCGAAGCTCACCGAGACCTGTGCAGAGATAGTGCGCGAACCGGGCTGCGGTTGCTGCCCGGTGTGCGCCCGGCAAGAGGGCGAGTTATGCGGCGTGTACACCCCGAGATGCTCCAGCGGGCTCCGGTGTTACCCGAAGCCGGACTCCGATCTGCCTCTCGAGCAGCTGGTCCAGGGGCTGGGGCTGTGCGGACACAAAGTGGTCACCGAGCCCACGGGGAGCCAGGCGCACCAGGAGCAACTTAGCG GGGAGGAGGTGGACCTCCTGGACACGAGCCTGACAGAGATCCCCCCGTTGAGGAAGCCCACTAAGGACAACCCATGGCTGGGGCCCAAGGAGAACGCTATGCGCCAGCACCGACAGGAGATGAAGACCAAGATGAAGAGTAACAAGCCGGAGGACCCCAAAACTCCCCGCGGCAAGCAG ATTCAGTGTCAGCAGGAGCTGGACCAGGTGCTGGAGAGGATATCTAAGATGCCCTTCAGAGATAACCGAGGCCCACTGGAAGACCTGTATGCCCTGCACATCCCCAACTGTGACAAGAGGGGGCAGTATAACCTCAAACAG TGTAAGATGTCTCTGCACGGCCAGAGGGGGGAGTGCTGGTGTGTCAACCCACACACCGGTCGGCCCATCCCAACAGCACCGACCGTGAGGGGAGACCCAAACTGCAGCCAGTACCTTAGAGGACCAGAGATGGACACCCTCGCCTCAGCCCAGAAATAG
- the igfbp5a gene encoding insulin-like growth factor-binding protein 5a, translating to MLVSFSLLATLLLSESGCLGSFVPCEPCDQKAMSMCPPVPVGCQLVKEPGCGCCLTCALPEGQSCGVYTGTCTHGLRCLPKSGEEKPLHALLHGRGVCANEKMYKPLHPGRDGYSPEEAMLAEVPESLLPQAKVPLYGGRDHISSRKAQAMRQAKDRKRQQAKLHSVSSLDYSTFALDKLQPEFGPCRRKLDGIIQRMKNTSRVLALSLYLPNCDKKGFFKHKQCKPSRGRKRGICWCVDRFGVQLPGTDYSGVDIQCKDPESNSNKNE from the exons ATGCTGGTTAGTTTTTCACTCCTGGCAACGCTTCTCCTAAGCGAGTCGGGTTGTTTGGGCTCGTTCGTACCGTGCGAACCGTGTGACCAGAAGGCTATGTCGATGTGTCCGCCAGTGCCGGTGGGATGCCAGCTGGTGAAGGAGCCTGGCTGTGGTTGCTGCCTGACTTGCGCGCTCCCCGAGGGCCAGTCGTGTGGGGTGTACACGGGGACTTGCACGCACGGGCTCCGATGCCTGCCGAAGAGCGGGGAGGAGAAACCGCTGCACGCGCTCCTCCACGGGAGAGGAGTGTGCGCCAACGAGAAGATGTACAAGCCGCTGCATCCAGGCAGGG acGGTTATTCTCCAGAGGAAGCTATGTTAGCAGAGGTTCCAGAGTCCCTGCTGCCCCAGGCCAAGGTGCCTCTGTACGGGGGCAGAGACCACATCAGCAGCCGCAAGGCTCAGGCCATGAGACAGGCTAAAGACCGCAAGAGACAGCAGGCCAAGCTCCACTCTGTCAGCAGCCTTGACTACTCAACCTTCGCGCTGGACAAACTGCAGCCTGAGTTT GGACCCTGCAGGAGAAAGCTGGACGGGATCATTCAGAGGATGAAAAACACATCTAGAGTCCTAGCTCTGTCCCTATACCTTCCCAACTGTGACAAGAAGGGATTCTTCAAGCACAAGCAG TGTAAACCATCACGTGGGCGGAAGCGGGGGATCTGTTGGTGTGTGGACCGTTTTGGCGTGCAGCTCCCTGGCACTGACTACAGTGGAGTGGACATCCAGTGCAAAGACCCGGAGAGCAACAGCAACAAAAACGAATGA